Proteins found in one Oncorhynchus keta strain PuntledgeMale-10-30-2019 chromosome 2, Oket_V2, whole genome shotgun sequence genomic segment:
- the LOC118402156 gene encoding myopalladin-like, with protein sequence MESTQVPEPSSSDLTLPRLKPQAEALVTNSIKPHSSTIRLDPFSSSNLRLEPLSTSTLRVDPLSSSMLRQVPISPSMPSLDPLRLGSSLRIGTRSSNTSHLDPLYLSTPHPNLPTSSSGLCPESQSSGEMPKTDQGDSRAFSVLPDPPVGLWPKVEGTPIHKPEPPPHVNLPDPPNSSCLKPGVLVNHNGPRSSSRAGLRVHFKLPEDGTENQSEASNSHSYEDMSQLANKEPPAVLAKPKLDPVQLQLLHNKVLMEQQQTETEPNGATKSQPEASAWPAQTHHESQAQTQTQPQSNLPCSSTPMLLQTTHAAPILTTAPTPFLNSAPVTSLNTTPTPQLDTSPPAHLVNIASAPLLNPYTTHSYSTSSPLLNTSPVPPKNTTSAMLLNTAPPAPVMGTLPSLPQLKTAPFCMSSPPSASLLRTVPAPHLYTSPASPPYMTQQNTTHSSQLNLTHSSLPKAIHVPKFSTPPTPHLNTAPTASLSAIPAAFNKAPTTMQNTSPTPLLRTTHASLLNLAPTSQSFNYSRPKEFITAQTPLSPFRSPSPTESPVPLLHKLAAELNSSNPNQFSPQPRVVPTRVLKSPTSPPSFMSSPTSLTMLPAAYLNSVFALPQQSPPQAASPTSSTSSPIQNHVAFLSSVLPSLHTTQATNSMGLPRSAHRPLQGILKKLPTSTRPIFDDDIRSSQQTLLHDIEKKLRINEDLMRGHVQQKPTTYEGKTASRHLGPNIPATVFNYDEEYKVSNFEQRLMSEIEFRLERTPVEESDDEVQHDEIPTGKCIAPMFGKKLKNFRAMEGVPMTFSCKVVGIPVPKVYWFKDGKQILRKNYHYKKIREGDGTCALHIEVTNNDDDGNYTVLAANPQGRISCSGHLIIQTGPLRNRMTPMIHSQRVRARIQEVEEGEPTQERFFQPHFLQAPGDMVAHEGRVCRLDCKVSGLPNPELMWLINGRPIYPNFYHQMLVRENGIHSLVIDPLKQDDAGTYTCIASNKAGQSSFGLELRVVEKEMKQVPQFVEKLQNTGIAEGTPVRLECRVLGMPPPVIYWKKDNDTIPHTKARVSLHQDATGYVFLLIQPTRKEDAGWYTVSAKNEAGIVSCTARLDIYAQWHQHVPLPMKKAPW encoded by the exons ATGGAGTCCACACAAGTTCCAGAGCCTTCTTCATCAGATCTCACTCTGCCCAGACTAAAGCCTCAAGCTGAGGCTCTTGTCACCAACAGCATCAAGCCTCACTCCAGCACCATCCGCCTGGATCCCTTCAGCTCCAGCAATTTACGACTGGAACCTCTGAGCACCAGTACCCTCCGTGTAGACCCTCTGAGCTCCAGCATGCTGCGCCAGGTGCCTATCAGCCCCAGCATGCCCAGCCTGGATCCACTAAGGCTGGGCAGCAGCCTCCGTATAGGCACCCGTAGCTCCAACACATCTCATCTGGACCCACTCTACCTGAGCACCCCTCACCCAAACCTGCCTACTAGCTCCAGCGGGCTATGCCCGGAGTCCCAGAGCAGTGGTGAGATGCCCAAGACTGACCAGGGAGACTCCAGAGCCTTTTCAGTGTTACCTGACCCTCCCGTTGGTCTTTGGCCTAAGGTGGAAGGGACTCCTATCCATAAACCTGAGCCCCCTCCCCATGTAAACCTCCCTGATCCCCCCAACTCCTCCTGTCTTAAGCCTGGGGTTCTGGTTAACCACAACGGGCCCAGGTCCAGCTCCAGGGCAGGCCTCCGTGTGCACTTTAAACTGCCTGAGGATGGAACGGAAAACCAGAGTGAAGCATCCAATAGCCATTCATATGAAGATATGTCGCAGTTGGCCAATAAGGAACCACCTGCAGTACTGGCCAAGCCCAAACT AGACCCTGTCCAGCTGCAGCTTCTGCACAACAAGGTGCTTATGGAGCAGCAGCAGACTGAGACTGAGCCAAACGGAGCCACCAAGAGCCAACCGGAGGCATCTGCCTGGCCAGCCCAGACACACCACGAGTCCCAGGCACAGACCCAAACCCAGCCTCAGTCAAACCTGCCCTGTTCATCTACCCCCATGCTCCTGCAGACCACCCATGCCGCACCCATACTGACCACAGCCCCAACACCCTTTCTCAACTCTGCCCCTGTGACAAGCTTGAACACTACCCCTACACCCCAGCTAGACACTAGTCCCCCTGCCCACCTGGTAAACATTGCATCTGCACCGCTACTGAACCCATACACCACCCATTCCTATTCTACTTCTTCACCCCTGCTAAACACAAGCCCTGTACCACCAAAGAACACTACCTCTGCAATGCTACTGAACACCGCCCCTCCTGCACCAGTTATGGGTACCCTGCCGTCCCTTCCTCAATTGAAGACAGCTCCTTTTTGTATGAGCTCCCCTCCATCTGCCTCTCTGCTGAGAACTGTTCCTGCACCACACCTGTACACCAGCCCTGCATCCCCACCCTATATGACCCAGCAAAACACCACACATTCTTCCCAGCTGAATTTAACGCACTCATCCCTGCCTAAAGCCATTCACGTACCCAAGTTTAGCACACCACCCACACCTCATCTGAATACAGCCCCCACAGCGTCTCTCAGCGCCATCCCTGCAGCTTTCAACAAAGCCCCCACAACCATGCAGAACACCTCCCCCACTCCCCTGCTCAGAACAACCCACGCCTCCCTCCTCAACCTGGCTCCTACGTCACAGAGCTTCAACTACTCTAGGCCAAAGGAGTTCATCACTGCCCAgactcccctctctccatttaGGAGTCCCTCTCCTACAGAGTCCCCCGTTCCGTTGCTCCACAAGCTGGCTGCCGAGCTCAACTCCTCCAACCCCAACCAGTTCTCTCCGCAACCCAGAGTCGTACCCACCAGAGTCCTCAAGTCACCCACCAGCCCCCCTTCCTTCAtgtcctcccccacctccctgaccatgttGCCTGCTGCCTACCTAAACTCTGTGTTCGCCCTGCCACAGCAGTCGCCCCCGCAGGCAGCGTCCCCGACCTCCAGTACCTCCAGCCCCATCCAGAACCATGTGGCCTTCCTCAGCTCTGTCCTGCCCTCTCTACACACCACACAAGCCACCAACTCTATGGGCCTGCCCAGGAGTGCTCATAG GCCACTTCAAGGCATACTGAAGAAGTTGCCTACAAGCACTCGTCCTATTTTTGATGATGATATTCGTAGCAGCCAACAAACTCTCCTCCACGATATTGAGAAAAAGCTTAGGATCAATGAAGATTTAATGCGTGGTCATGTACAACAG AAGCCGACTACTTATGAGGGGAAAACAGCGAGCAGACACCTCGGACCAAACATTCCCGCCACTGTCTTTAACTATGACGAG GAGTACAAAGTGTCCAACTTTGAGCAGAGGCTGATGAGTGAGATAGAGTTCCGTCTGGAGCGCACGCCAGTCGAGGAGTCCGATGACGAGGTACAACACGATGAGATCCCAACAGGGAAGTGCATCGCTCCCATGTTTGGCAAAAAACTGAAGAACTTCAGGGCCATGGAGGGTGTGCCTATGACGTTCTCCTGTAAAGTGGTGGGGATCCCTGTACCTAAG GTTTACTGGTTCAAGGATGGCAAGCAGATCTTGAGAAAAAATTATCATTATAAGAAGATACGAGAGGGGGACGGAACCTGTGCCCTACACATAGAGGTCACCAATAACGACGATGATGGCAACTACACTGTCCTGGCAGCTAACCCCCAG GGACGAATCAGCTGCTCCGGTCATTTGATCATCCAAACAGGTCCTCTCCGAAACCGAATGACACCTATGATTCACTCTCAGAG GGTGCGGGCCCGCATACAGGAAGTGGAAGAGGGTGAACCAACCCAGGAACGCTTCTTCCAACCTCACTTCCTCCAGGCTCCAGGGGACATGGTGGCTCATGAGGGCAGAGTCTGTAGATTAGACTGCAAG GTTAGTGGCCTTCCAAACCCAGAGCTGATGTGGCTGATCAACGGGAGGCCCATCTACCCAAACTTCTACCACCAGATGCTGGTGAGGGAGAATGGAATCCATTCCCTTGTCATAGACCCTCTAAAacaggacgacgctgggacatACACTTGCATTGCCAGCAACAAAGCAGGACAGAGCTCCTTCGGTCTAGAGTTAAGAGTTGTGG AAAAAGAGATGAAGCAGGTCCCCCAGTTTGTGGAGAAGCTCCAGAACACAGGCATCGCAGAGGGCACCCCCGTCCGACTGGAGTGCAGGGTGCTGGGCATGCCTCCACCTGTCATCTACTGGAAGAAAGACAATGACACCATTCCTCACACCAAGGCCAGAGTCAG